In Cryptococcus depauperatus CBS 7841 chromosome 4, complete sequence, a single window of DNA contains:
- a CDS encoding ATP-dependent (S)-NAD(P)H-hydrate dehydratase — translation MIPPLHPKLHKGQAGRIGVMGGSGDYSGAPYFSAMGAMRFGADLAHVICEPSAGAVIKTYSPDLIVHTILDPKRSKDDIREALKGIMSRLHVLIIGPGLGRDDHMQSCARIAFELAKDIEQMGVVVDADGLWLVQNEPEVVQDWPGVPRIILTPNVMEFKRLCETMNIDPGSSPQSLCPKLAAALGNATIIQKGPTDIISNGIPIPPVLLLNEKEKKEILEVSVEGGLKRVGGQGDILSGSTGVLLAWGSEWVKGTYEHVGHPPPENKSIADNVPLIAAYGASTFNRTISNHGFAKKGRSMVTGDLVEMIGSVYEEVFGKPVETEGRGKL, via the exons ATGATTCCTCCTCTACATCCCAAGCTACACAAGGGTCAAGCAG GTAGGATTGGCGTCATGGGTGGCTCAGGCGA CTACTCGGGAGCACCCTACTTCTCAGCTATGGGAGCTATGAGATTTGGAGCTGATTTGGCTCATGTGATTTGTGAACCTTCTGCTGGAGCAGTCATCAAGACTTA TTCTCCAGACTTGATTGTCCATACTATTCTGGATCCTAAACGATCAAAAGACGACATTAGAGAGGCTCTCAAGGGTATTATGTCTCGGCTTCATGTCCTTATCATCGGACCTGGACTTGGTAGAGATGATCATATGCAGAGCTGTGCCAGGATTGCGTTTGAGCTGGCGAAAGATATAGAACAAATGGGGGTGGTAGTGGATGCTGACGGTTTGTGGCTTGTTCAG AACGAGCCAGAAGTCGTTCAAGACTGGCCTGGTGTGCCCAGAATTATTCTTACCCCCAATGTCATGGAATTCAAACGTCTCTGCGAGACCATG AATATCGACCCCGGCTCCTCTCCTCAAAGTCTCTGCCCCAAACTTGCAGCTGCATTAGGTAACGCAACCATCATTCAAAAAGGTCCCACCGATATCATCTCCAATGGTATTCCAATTCCTCCTGTTCTGCTTCTTaatgagaaggaaaagaaggaaataCTAGAAGTTAGTGTGGAGGGAGGATTGAAGAGGGTTGGTGGGCAAGGCGACATATTGAGCGGAAGCACTGGCGTCTTACTGGCTTGGGGTAGTGAGTGGGTAAAGGGCACATATGA ACATGTCGGCCACCCTCCTCCTGAAAACAAATCCATCGCCGACAACGTTCCCCTTATAGCAGCATATGGCGCTTCCACCTTCAATCGTACTATATCCAATCACGGGTTCGCCAAGAAAGGAAGGAGTATGGTGACTGGTGACCTTGTTGAGATGATTGGCTCTGTTTATGAGGAGGTGTTTGGTAAGCCAGTAGAGACAGAGGGTAGAGGAAAGCTATGA